The following proteins are encoded in a genomic region of Egibacteraceae bacterium:
- a CDS encoding BTAD domain-containing putative transcriptional regulator, with amino-acid sequence MSIAPESGTSPLVAAKIRVPEVRALPRKRLLERLGRIWEHRLGLVIAPAGSGKTTLLAQFAATVTDPVAWYRAEGSEGDAAAVLAYLETAFVAALGELSPRPWVTVEDAARALEGWSGGRALLVVDDLHALRGSPAEAVLARLVDYVPPGVAILAGSRSAPGFDVSRLQVAGQLLEIRADDLRFRSWEVERLFHDFYRERYAPEELAELTHRIEGWAAGLQLFHLATRDRRADERRHILAALHTRSRLAREYLAGNVLDQLPGEVRRFLLDTCVLGRLTGPLCDTLLGRSGSAELLEELARTQTFTTPIERDGAYRYHEVLRSHLCAALVDEVGEAEVRRRHVRAAQVLEAAGELHDALLAYCRGEDWQAVGRLLGHEGEQIAHDPGDWLDLLPPAIREHDPWVQLATARRWRAHGRWSEAVAAYRSAEEIAESHGAGEISRRERLALSSWLERPLPAQPGWAGLVRQATIRDPRAVGEQAAAVGGVHGAVSGGLAALLAGDVAHAHSVLRWAAQSEDASPALVAGVRLGAATAALLAGRDEAGTEIDRAVEDAEALAIPWLGRLGRTLLGREAPPARAHHAPPDPWGDGLDALLTALRALHVGEPGPAELPEAARGFATVGATVLEVWCLAAWALDEARRGAPEALADAREAEARARSLAVPGAWVLAQSALAVCLPKRSVTLRRAAEDTAEQCGLRLPALEAPAAGAEADAGASAGGGTPPPATGQPRTPVVALRCFGGLALTIEGEAVDLSSVRPRVRSLLRFLALQEGRAVHREVIAEALWPGAEGDAGMRGLHVAVSSLRRVLHPVEGLGVMREGDAYRLRLPEGALSDVRDFQQALAEGRRADRGGQVDAAVDAYLRAVGIHEGELLPEEGPAEWVVASRDKLRSEAVEAAERLGCLLFDRGDTAGAVLACEQGLKFDRYRDVLWTTLIAGLEAAGAQAAAAHARQRYDEVLAELGLARLPPG; translated from the coding sequence ATGTCCATCGCACCAGAATCGGGGACGTCGCCTTTGGTGGCGGCGAAGATCCGCGTGCCCGAGGTGCGGGCCCTGCCCCGCAAGCGGCTGCTCGAACGCCTCGGGCGCATCTGGGAGCACCGCCTCGGGCTCGTGATCGCTCCGGCCGGGTCGGGCAAGACGACGCTGCTCGCCCAGTTCGCCGCGACGGTCACCGACCCGGTGGCGTGGTACCGGGCCGAGGGGTCGGAAGGGGACGCCGCCGCAGTGCTCGCCTACCTCGAGACGGCCTTCGTCGCGGCGCTCGGCGAGCTCTCACCCCGGCCGTGGGTCACCGTCGAGGACGCCGCGCGCGCCCTCGAGGGCTGGTCGGGAGGTCGGGCACTGCTCGTCGTGGACGACCTCCACGCGCTGCGGGGCAGCCCCGCCGAGGCGGTGCTCGCCCGCCTCGTGGACTACGTGCCGCCCGGTGTGGCGATCCTCGCCGGCTCCCGGTCGGCTCCCGGCTTCGACGTGAGCCGCCTGCAGGTCGCCGGGCAGCTGCTCGAGATCCGCGCCGACGACCTGCGGTTCCGCTCGTGGGAGGTGGAGCGGCTCTTCCACGACTTCTACCGGGAGCGCTACGCACCGGAGGAGCTCGCCGAGCTCACCCACCGGATCGAGGGCTGGGCGGCGGGGCTGCAGCTGTTCCATCTCGCCACGCGCGACCGTCGCGCGGACGAGCGTCGCCACATCCTCGCCGCGCTGCACACGCGATCCCGTCTGGCCCGGGAGTACCTCGCCGGCAACGTGCTCGACCAACTGCCCGGCGAGGTCCGCCGCTTCCTGCTCGACACCTGTGTGCTGGGTCGGCTCACCGGCCCGCTGTGCGACACGCTGCTCGGGCGCAGCGGCAGCGCGGAGCTGCTCGAGGAGCTCGCCCGCACGCAGACCTTCACGACGCCGATCGAGCGCGACGGCGCCTACCGCTATCACGAGGTGCTGCGCTCCCACCTCTGCGCCGCGCTCGTCGACGAGGTCGGCGAGGCGGAGGTCCGCCGCCGTCACGTGCGCGCGGCGCAGGTGCTCGAAGCCGCCGGCGAGCTGCACGACGCGCTCCTCGCCTACTGCCGGGGCGAGGACTGGCAGGCGGTCGGGCGGCTCCTCGGACACGAGGGTGAGCAGATCGCCCACGACCCGGGGGACTGGCTCGACCTCCTGCCGCCGGCGATCCGCGAGCACGACCCGTGGGTGCAGCTCGCGACCGCTCGACGCTGGCGCGCCCACGGCCGGTGGAGCGAGGCGGTGGCCGCATACCGCAGCGCCGAAGAGATCGCCGAGTCCCATGGCGCCGGCGAGATCAGCCGTCGGGAGCGCCTCGCGCTCTCCTCCTGGCTGGAGCGACCGCTGCCCGCCCAGCCGGGGTGGGCAGGGCTCGTCCGCCAGGCCACGATCCGTGACCCGCGCGCCGTCGGCGAACAGGCCGCCGCCGTCGGAGGCGTCCACGGCGCCGTCTCGGGCGGCCTGGCGGCGCTGCTCGCCGGGGATGTCGCGCACGCGCACAGCGTGCTGCGGTGGGCGGCGCAGTCCGAGGACGCGAGCCCCGCACTCGTCGCCGGAGTGCGGTTGGGGGCAGCGACAGCCGCGCTGCTCGCCGGCCGGGACGAGGCCGGCACGGAGATCGACCGCGCCGTGGAGGACGCGGAGGCGCTGGCCATCCCGTGGCTCGGCCGGCTGGGCCGGACGCTGCTCGGCAGGGAAGCGCCCCCCGCGCGGGCACACCATGCACCACCGGATCCCTGGGGCGACGGCCTCGACGCACTCCTGACCGCCCTGCGCGCACTGCACGTCGGCGAGCCGGGGCCCGCGGAGCTGCCCGAGGCGGCGCGCGGCTTCGCCACGGTCGGCGCCACGGTCCTCGAGGTGTGGTGTCTGGCCGCGTGGGCGCTCGACGAGGCCCGCCGCGGTGCGCCGGAGGCGCTGGCCGACGCGCGCGAGGCGGAGGCCCGCGCCCGCTCGCTCGCCGTGCCGGGGGCCTGGGTGCTCGCCCAGAGCGCGCTGGCGGTGTGCCTGCCGAAGCGGTCAGTGACGCTGCGACGCGCCGCCGAGGACACCGCCGAGCAGTGCGGCCTGCGCCTGCCCGCCCTCGAAGCGCCGGCCGCCGGGGCGGAGGCGGACGCCGGCGCCTCGGCGGGAGGGGGTACGCCGCCGCCGGCCACCGGGCAGCCGCGAACGCCTGTCGTCGCGCTGCGCTGCTTCGGCGGGCTCGCGCTCACGATTGAGGGGGAGGCTGTGGACCTCAGCAGCGTGCGCCCGCGCGTGCGCTCGCTGCTGCGCTTCCTCGCCCTGCAGGAGGGGCGGGCGGTGCACCGGGAGGTGATCGCCGAGGCGCTGTGGCCTGGGGCCGAGGGCGACGCAGGGATGCGGGGACTGCACGTGGCCGTGTCCTCGCTGCGGCGGGTGCTGCATCCGGTGGAGGGCCTTGGCGTCATGCGCGAGGGGGACGCGTACCGGCTCAGGCTGCCAGAGGGCGCGCTCAGCGACGTGAGGGACTTCCAGCAGGCCCTGGCCGAGGGGCGGCGGGCGGACCGAGGGGGCCAGGTCGACGCCGCCGTCGACGCCTACCTTCGCGCGGTCGGCATCCACGAGGGCGAGCTGCTGCCCGAGGAGGGGCCCGCCGAGTGGGTCGTCGCGTCACGCGACAAGCTGCGCTCCGAAGCGGTCGAAGCCGCCGAGCGGCTGGGTTGCCTGCTCTTCGACCGGGGCGACACCGCCGGCGCCGTGCTCGCCTGCGAGCAGGGGCTGAAGTTCGACCGCTACCGCGACGTCCTCTGGACGACGCTCATCGCAGGGCTCGAGGCGGCGGGCGCCCAGGCCGCCGCCGCGCACGCCCGGCAACGCTACGACGAGGTCCTCGCCGAGCTGGGGCTCGCGCGGTTGCCGCCCGGGTGA
- a CDS encoding lytic transglycosylase domain-containing protein — translation MKAALAGLLFVAVVTVPFSAALLPSGGPSGTRILATAHALDDIPGGMLALYQQAAAARCPGLPWSVLAAVGKVETDHARNVATSSAGARGPMQFMPGTWAAYGLDATGNGVADIMDAVDAVHSAAHYLCANGGGNPATLRKALWHYNHAEWYVNLVLERAAGYAVSVASAPPVSADGQALLANPHVILTPRARGDVAAGIVDPRVIAVLAAAAQRHTIAVSVMKSGHSRHVAGTNRISNHWCGQAADVFLVDGVPVSRASPQARIFVEWLRSLPEPVRPTEVGQPWPDLVGGGVFTDGSHQGHVHVGFGPRCTA, via the coding sequence GTGAAAGCCGCGCTCGCCGGCCTGCTGTTCGTGGCCGTGGTGACGGTGCCGTTCAGCGCCGCGCTGCTGCCCTCCGGGGGGCCGTCCGGCACCCGCATCCTCGCAACGGCGCACGCCCTGGACGACATCCCCGGCGGGATGCTCGCTCTCTACCAGCAGGCGGCTGCCGCCCGGTGCCCCGGCCTGCCCTGGTCGGTGCTCGCCGCGGTCGGCAAGGTCGAGACCGACCACGCCCGCAACGTGGCGACGAGCTCCGCCGGCGCCCGGGGCCCGATGCAGTTCATGCCCGGCACGTGGGCCGCGTACGGGCTCGACGCGACCGGTAACGGCGTCGCCGACATCATGGACGCGGTCGACGCCGTGCACAGCGCCGCCCACTACCTCTGCGCGAACGGTGGCGGCAACCCGGCGACGTTGCGCAAGGCGCTCTGGCACTACAACCATGCAGAGTGGTACGTGAACCTCGTGCTCGAGCGCGCGGCGGGCTACGCCGTCAGCGTCGCAAGCGCGCCGCCGGTCTCCGCCGACGGCCAGGCGCTGCTGGCCAACCCCCACGTCATCCTCACGCCCCGTGCTCGCGGGGACGTGGCTGCGGGGATCGTGGACCCGCGCGTGATCGCGGTGCTCGCCGCCGCGGCGCAGCGCCACACCATCGCTGTGTCGGTCATGAAGAGCGGGCACAGCAGGCACGTGGCCGGCACGAACCGCATCTCCAACCACTGGTGCGGTCAGGCGGCGGACGTGTTCCTCGTCGACGGCGTGCCGGTGTCGCGCGCGAGCCCCCAGGCGCGGATCTTCGTCGAGTGGCTCCGGTCCCTGCCCGAGCCGGTCCGTCCCACCGAGGTCGGCCAGCCCTGGCCGGACCTCGTCGGCGGGGGCGTCTTCACTGACGGGTCGCACCAGGGGCACGTTCACGTTGGGTTCGGACCCCGCTGCACGGCGTGA